The Methanomicrobiales archaeon HGW-Methanomicrobiales-1 genome segment TGTTCACGTACAGGAAGGTATTGAATTCTGGTTCGCCCGGGACTTACAGAACCTCCTCGGTTATACCGAATGGAGAAATTTTTTAAAAGTTATCGAAAAAGCCCGTGAATCCTGCAAAAATGCAAACAACCCGATTTTAGATCATTTTGTTGACGCCAACAAATCGATCCCGGTTCCCAAAGGGGGGGAAAGGGATATTGAAGATATCCTTCTCACCCGCTATGCCTGTTATCTTATTGCCCAGAACGGCGATCCCCGCAAGGAAGAGATTGCGTTTGCCCAGAGTTATTTTGCGGTGCAGACACGCAAACAGGAGATCATTGAAGACCATATTCGTCTTGCCGAACGGCTGAAAGCGAGAAAACAGCTGAAAGATTCAGAAAAAGAATTATCACGGAATATTTACGAGCGGGGCGTTGGCGAGTCGGGGTTTGCCCGTATCCGGAGCAAAGGGGATATGGCTCTTTTCGGCGGCCATACTACCCACATGATGAAAAAACGCATGGTGATTGCAGAGAACCGGCCACTCGCCGATTTTCTTCCGACCGTTACCATTACGGCCAAAAATCTCGCCACTGAGATCACGAATTTCAATGTTACAAAAGAAGATATGCAGGGCGAAGAGCCAATCACGGTTGAACATGTGCAAAATAATCAGGATATCCGGGATTTGCTCCTGAAGCGGGGGATCCGACCCGAAAGTCTTGCTCCGGAAGAAGATCTCATGAAACTTGAGCGACGAGTGAAATCCCAGGAAAAACAGATCGCGAAACGTGCGGGAAAAATTGCTGCTGATTTGATCGATTCAGGAAAGGGTTGAGCTGCTAACCGGAAGGCCCGGGCCCCACCCCTTCCAAAACCCGGGGGCTGGCCGGCTCTCGCGTAACGGCCCAGCCCTGAACCGGTCATCGCATGCCGTTTGACAATTGCCCGGAACAGGAACGGGCACCAGACCGGGCATGTACCGAGGATTTTAGAGGTAGTGAGGATCGATACACGCGATCGGGATGATGAGAGATGAACGTAAAAGTTTACGACCACAAAATACTTGGCGCCTTGAATGTCACGCTTCTTATCAAAGGTTCAGGTTTTTTTTATGAAAAGATCATCTTCGGAATGCGAACAACCGCATTCACATACCCTGAAACAACTTGGCTGGACTGACGAATTCTCCCAGGCTTTCTCGAAATATTCCGCCCCCTATATTCCCGGCCGGGTGGCCTGCCGGCAAAAAACAGTCTGGGAAGTATTCATCGATAACGATTCGGTTATCGCCGGGATCTCCGGCGCCCTGCAACGGCTCGGCCGCTTTCCCGCAGTAGGCGATTTTGTCGTGCTGTTTCACCAGCCCGAAACCGGCTCCTCTACGATCGTTGACATCCTTCCGCAGAAGACCGTGTTCACACGGGGAGCTTCCGGAAGGGAGGGGACCGACCAGGTCATAGCAGCGAATATCGATACCGTTTTCATTGTCACCGCAGCCGGTCATGACCTCAACGCCCGGAGGATCGAACGATACCTTGCCATCGCCCACGCATCCGGTGCACGGCCGGTGATCGTAATCAACAAATCCGATCTTGCGGACGACCCTGCATTGCTTACGGAAGAAATTCTTCCGGTCGTATCCGGCATTCCGGTAATTCCTGTCAGTGCCGTCACCGGGCGGGGGATCGACTGCCTCGAACCCTGGCTTGCACCGGGCACAACAATCGTCCTCATCGGCTCTTCGGGAGTCGGCAAATCAACGCTGATCAACCGGCTGCTCGACCAGCCAATGCAGGATACCGGCGGCATCCGGGAGAATGACGGGAGAGGGCGACATACAACGACCGTCCGCCAGCTCTTCATCTTAAAGTGCGGGGCACTTATGATCGACAATCCCGGGTTGCGGGAAGTTGGCATCGGCACGGCTTCCGCCGGCATTGCCGAAACGTTTTTGGATATTCTCGAGCTGGCCGAGGGCTGCCGGTTCTCGGACTGCCGGCACGAGCAGGAACCGGGCTGTGCTGTGCGGGAAGCCGTAAGCAAGGGGATCCTCCCGGCATCCCGGCTTGAGAATTATCACCGGATTATGCAGGAGCTTGCGTTCGAGCAGGAAAAATCAGAGATCGGGCTTGTCCGGATCGAGAGGAAGAAGTGGAAGGCGATAAAGATCCTGGCCCGGGATATAAAAAATGCAAAAAGCCGGTTCTGATACCGGGGCGTTTGATAATTGCCGGTACATGAACGGACACTTATTGGATTTGGCAGGAGTGAAAATAAAAAAAAATGTTGATGCCACAGGACTTTAAAAATTGCGGCAGTGGGGCCAGTCCCGGTTTTTAATCAGGCCGCAGGGACGGGAACCACGAAGAACATAGCGTACCCATTACCGGTGTTCCTGGTCACGTGACCCTTGCCCGAGGTATCCTCCAGTAAGACGAGGTCCCCCGGTCCCAACTTCCTGACCGTGCCATCGGTTGCCTCCATTTCCACGGAACCCGACATGAGGGCCAGGAACTGCCGGGTGGGACAAGGGTGCCAGTCGCCGATCCAGCCGGGCTGAAACGAATAGAAGCGATATGTCGAAGCGGGTTTGTCCACGGAGATGTGGAACGGGGGAGCGGGGGGCGCTCCCGTCACGAGATTCTGTTCGACCGTTACGGTATCAAAGTGCGAACCACCCTCTGCGTCCGCATATAATCGGTGATACGTCACACTGGTGAGATTGGGCGAGAATTTTTGGGCCATGGTTTGTGTTCCTCTGTACGATCTGCGGGATGACTTGCTTCCCGAGGAGAATAAACAGAACGATGAGGGATAAAGGTTACGACACGTCTTAAAATCTTATGAGATGCGCAATTTTTTTTACAAATCATACGGAATCGGCTTGTCAATGGGAAATTCACTTACCGGACCTTTTGGGAGATTGGGCGGTACCGAAAAAGGGCTCAGCTCCTCCGGAACCGGAAGGATGAACGGGTAAGAAGAGCAGGTGCAACCACCATTAAGACCCATGAGAAACAAGCGGATACATATGAAAGTCAGTATCGACCGTTCAACGTGCGTCAGCTGCGGATCCTGCTGGGAGACCTGCCCGGGCTTTTTCGAACAGAATCCCGATGATTCATTCAGCCAGGTTGCGGAAAAATTCCGGCTCAACGGCGATATTGCACGGGGCATGACAGACCCTGAACTGGACGATTGCACTCGGGAAGCGGCGGATCTCTGCCCAGTGCAGATCATCAGCATTGATGAAAGTTGAAGTGTAGCGGGGCTACTCCGGAACCGGAAGGCAGGCCCCATCCCTCGCAGAAACCCGGGGGCTGCCGGGTCCCCGCGTAACGGACCCGCCTTGAACCGGTCATTACATTCCGTTTGACAATCTTCATAGCAATTTACCGGCAATACAATCCTATGAAGGCATATACCCCTGCGGTGATTCTTCTCATCCTCACGGCATCACTGGCACTCGCAGGGTGCACCGCACCGGCAACGGATCCAAAAGCTGCTGAAATGAAAGCGGTTGCGGGTGAGCTCGTGTCTTCCATCAATACAGGTCTTGGAGAGATGAAAGCCGGGCTTGCGAATACTTCCGGCGAGCTTTCCACGTCCGGCCTTTCCGGCACACATGCCGAGGAGATCCTCTCTAGGAATCTCCGGCACTACCCGTGGGCGTTCTCTTCGATCACGGTATCGCGGGATGGGATTGTCGGGGCCGCTGTGCCCGGAAGCCCGGAGGTCCAACCCGGCCTGAACATGAGCGGGCGGGTACAGATCGATAGAGCGAACGCAGCCCGGATCCCCCTTGTCGGCAGCGTATTCAGGATGGCAGAAGGGCCATCTGCAGTATCGCAGAGTTACCCGGTCTTCTCGCCTTCCGGGGAATATCTCGGGTATATCGATATAACCTATGCACCGGAAATCTTCCTTGACCGGTATATCGGGCCGGTGATAAACCGGACAGGGTAT includes the following:
- a CDS encoding DNA damage-inducible protein D → MKPALIRRLHKNFEDYVHVQEGIEFWFARDLQNLLGYTEWRNFLKVIEKARESCKNANNPILDHFVDANKSIPVPKGGERDIEDILLTRYACYLIAQNGDPRKEEIAFAQSYFAVQTRKQEIIEDHIRLAERLKARKQLKDSEKELSRNIYERGVGESGFARIRSKGDMALFGGHTTHMMKKRMVIAENRPLADFLPTVTITAKNLATEITNFNVTKEDMQGEEPITVEHVQNNQDIRDLLLKRGIRPESLAPEEDLMKLERRVKSQEKQIAKRAGKIAADLIDSGKG
- the rsgA gene encoding ribosome small subunit-dependent GTPase A, with translation MKRSSSECEQPHSHTLKQLGWTDEFSQAFSKYSAPYIPGRVACRQKTVWEVFIDNDSVIAGISGALQRLGRFPAVGDFVVLFHQPETGSSTIVDILPQKTVFTRGASGREGTDQVIAANIDTVFIVTAAGHDLNARRIERYLAIAHASGARPVIVINKSDLADDPALLTEEILPVVSGIPVIPVSAVTGRGIDCLEPWLAPGTTIVLIGSSGVGKSTLINRLLDQPMQDTGGIRENDGRGRHTTTVRQLFILKCGALMIDNPGLREVGIGTASAGIAETFLDILELAEGCRFSDCRHEQEPGCAVREAVSKGILPASRLENYHRIMQELAFEQEKSEIGLVRIERKKWKAIKILARDIKNAKSRF
- a CDS encoding cupin domain-containing protein, which gives rise to MAQKFSPNLTSVTYHRLYADAEGGSHFDTVTVEQNLVTGAPPAPPFHISVDKPASTYRFYSFQPGWIGDWHPCPTRQFLALMSGSVEMEATDGTVRKLGPGDLVLLEDTSGKGHVTRNTGNGYAMFFVVPVPAA
- a CDS encoding ferredoxin; this translates as MKVSIDRSTCVSCGSCWETCPGFFEQNPDDSFSQVAEKFRLNGDIARGMTDPELDDCTREAADLCPVQIISIDES